The following are from one region of the Betta splendens chromosome 15, fBetSpl5.4, whole genome shotgun sequence genome:
- the mlh1 gene encoding DNA mismatch repair protein Mlh1, with the protein MAAVIRRLDETVVNRIAAGEVIQRPANAVKEMIENCLDAKSSNIQVTVKDGGLKLLQIQDNGTGIRKEDMEIVCERFTTSKLKTFEDLSSISTYGFRGEALASVSHVAHVTITTKTADAKCAYRASYSDGKLKAPPKPCAGNQGTQILVEDLFYNVSTRRKALKNPSDEYARIVEVVSRYAIHNSGKSFTVKKQGETVADVRTLPNASVVDNIRAVFGNAVSRELIEVGCEDQKLAYTMKGYISNANYSVKKCIMVLFINHRLVESSALKKAIETVYAAYLPKNTHPFLYLSLEIAPQNVDVNVHPTKHEVHFLHEDSVIESVQKHIESKLLGSNSSRTYFTQTLLPTLSVSGSSEVKPSSSTADTTDRVYAHQMVRTDSRAQKLDAFLQPKEKPLPDPEPAGPSNKDAEPNIPHSDCVAMDESDDAEMLDALAEREAEMPGGDEESSSSAPAVQRKRPRTEQQQVEEEDLTAAVTSNRRAIKLTSIKELRSEIAENTHRGLQEMLQNHSFVGCANPQWTLIQHHTKLYLLNTTKLSQELFYQILIYDFGNFGVLRLSTPAPLYDLAMLALDSEESGWTEEDGPKEGLAQYIVDFLKKKSEMLEDYFSMEVDQDGNLTGLPLLLDNYTPIMEGLPMFILRLATEVNWDNEKECFRDFSKECSMFYSIRKQYILEAGPGEQQDTDVNSWRWKVEHIIFKAFRTLFSPPKEFSEDGSVLQIANLPDLYKVFERC; encoded by the exons ATGGCGGCAGTGATCAGGAGGCTCGACGAGACTGTTGTCAACCGTATTGCTGCGGGAGAAGTCATCCAGCGTCCTGCCAACGCTGTCAAAGAGATGATTGAAAACTG TTTGGATGCAAAGTCCTCCAACATCCAGGTGACAGTGAAAGACGGCGGACTAAAACTCCTTCAGATTCAGGATAATGGCACTGGTATTCGG AAAGAAGATATGGAAATCGTCTGTGAGCGTTTTACCACCAGTAAACTTAAGACCTTTGAGGACCTCTCGTCTATTTCAACCTATGGATTCAGAGGAGAG gCTCTTGCTAGTGTAAGCCATGTTGCACATGTGACCATCACAACTAAGACAGCTGATGCCAAGTGTGCCTACAG AGCCAGCTACAGCGATGGAAAATTAAAAGCCCCCCCCAAACCATGTGCTGGCAACCAGGGAACACAGATTCTT GTTGAAGATCTCTTTTACAATGTGTCCACCAGGAGGAAAGCTTTAAAGAACCCCAGCGACGAGTACGCAAGGATTGTTGAAGTGGTTAGCAG GTACGCCATTCACAATTCAGGAAAAAGTTTTACAGTCAAAAAG CAAGGAGAGACTGTAGCTGACGTGAGAACACTCCCTAATGCGTCAGTTGTGGATAATATTCGAGCGGTTTTTGGAAACGCAGTCAGCAG GGAGCTGATTGAAGTTGGCTGTGAGGACCAGAAGCTTGCTTATACGATGAAAGGCTACATCTCAAACGCTAACTACTCAGTCAAGAAATGCATCATGGTCCTCTTCATCAACC ATCGCCTGGTGGAGTCAAGTGCTTTGAAGAAAGCGATTGAGACAGTTTATGCCGCATATCTACCAAAGAACACACATCCTTTTCTTTAC CTCAGCCTCGAGATCGCCCCCCAGAATGTAGACGTGAATGTTCATCCCACCAAACACGAGGTGCATTTCTTGCATGAAGACAGCGTCATCGAAAGTGTTCAGAAGCACATCGAGAGCAAACTGCTGGGCTCCAACTCGTCACGCACATACTTCACTCAG aCATTGCTGCCCACTTTGTCAGTCTCGGGTTCCAGTGAGGTCAAGCCCTCCAGTTCCACAGCAGATACTACAGACCGGGTCTACGCACATCAGATGGTGAGGACTGACTCTCGCGCTCAGAAGCTGGATGCCTTCCTCCAGCCAAAAGAGAAGCCACTTCCTGATCCAGAGCCAGCCGGTCCCAGCAACAAGGATGCTGAGCCCAACATCCCTCATTCTGACTGTGTAGCGATGGACGAGTCAGATGATGCAGAGATGCTTGATGCTCTGGCTGAGCGGGAGGCAGAGATgccaggaggagatgaagaaagcAGTTCCAGTGCTCCTGCTGTTCAAAG GAAGCGTCCTaggactgagcagcagcaggtggaggaagaagaccTGACGGCTGCAGTGACATCTAACAGACGGGCCATAAAACTGACCAGTATCAAAGAGCTGAGGAGTGAGATTGCTGAGAACACGCACAGag GTCTTCAAGAAATGTTGCAAAACCACTCATTTGTAGGTTGTGCCAATCCCCAGTGGACTCTAATCCAGCATCACACCAAACTGTACCTACTCAACACCACCAAACTCag CCAGGAACTGTTCTACCAGATCCTGATCTATGACTTTGGCAACTTTGGTGTTCTGAGACTCTCT ACACCTGCTCCACTGTACGACTTGGCCATGTTGGCTCTGGACTCTGAGGAAAGCGGCTGGACAGAAGAGGATGGGCCCAAAGAAGGTCTGGCCCAGTACATAGTGGACTTCTTGAAAAAGAAATCTGAGATGCTGGAGGACTACTTCTCCATGGAGGTTGACCAG GATGGAAATCTAACAGGTTTGCCACTGCTGCTTGACAATTACACCCCTATAATGGAGGGTCTCCCCATGTTCATCCTGCGTCTGGCCACTGAG GTGAACTGGGACAACGAAAAGGAGTGCTTCAGAGACTTCAGTAAGGAGTGCAGCATGTTCTACTCTATTAGGAAGCAGTACATTCTGGAGGCTGGGCCAGGAGAACAGCAG GACACTGATGTGAACTCGTGGCGTTGGAAAGTTGAGCACATCATCTTCAAAGCTTTCCGAACCCTCTTCAGTCCACCCAAGGAATTTAGTGAGGATGGCTCCGTGCTGCAGATCGCTAATTTGCCTGATCTCTATAAAGTGTTTGAGAGGTGCTGA